In Chryseobacterium turcicum, a single window of DNA contains:
- a CDS encoding CusA/CzcA family heavy metal efflux RND transporter, whose amino-acid sequence MLTKIIEFSIKNKLIIALLVLGLIGVGSYQVTKLPIDAVPDITNNQVQVITIAPSFGATDIERLVTFPIEQANNNISGLKEIRSFSRFGLSLVTIVFEDDIDIYWARQQVAERLQQVQAVIPQGIGNPQLGPISTGLGEIFQYVVRPEKGYEKKYNITELRTIQDWIVRRQLLGVKGVAEVSSFGGKLKQYEIAVNPDRLNAYGITINDVFDALKANNQNTGGAYIEKGPTVLYIRSEGLVGSIEEIKNISIATKTNDVPLFIRDIAEVKPGFATRYGAMTFNDQGEVSGAVVMMLKGENSNQVIKNVKEKIAQVQNTLPKGVVIEPFLDRTKMVNNAIGTVEKNLTEGALIVVFVLVLFLGNIRAGLLVASVIPLAMLFAICMMNLFGVSGNLMSLGALDFGLIIDGAVIIVESILHQFSHNSKFKKIFSVGKSEMDTIVIDSAGKMMNSAVFGQIIILIVYLPILTLQGIEGKMFKPMAQTVAFALLGAFLLSLTYIPMMSAVLLRKRSDKPTLSDKLMKKVEQLYLKVLLKLLRVPKTVFTAVAALFVMAVFILTRMGGEFIPSLEEGDFAVDTRVLTGSSLTTTVESTQKAAHILKSRFPEVEKVVTKIGSGEVPTDPMPMDASDMMVILKDKKEWTSASTFPELADKMGKQLQEVPGITASFQYPVQMRFNELMTGARQDVVIKIFGEDLDVLSQNAQKLGKIIETVDGTQNLYIEPVSGMPQVVIEYNRPLIAQYHLSISDINRIVNTAFAGQSTGLVFEGEKRFDMVVRLDIKDRKNVTDIKNLLVPTPFGNQIPLSQLAKVEVKNGPNQIQRENAQRRIVVGFNIKGRDVQSIVEELQHKVDQKMKLPTGYYMTYGGSFENLNNAKQRLMIAVPIALALIFVMLFLAFNSVKESLLIYTAIPLSIIGGVFLMALRGMPFSISAGVGFIALFGVAVLNGIVLISEFNRLHKRGIQNIVRIIVDGGESRLRPVLMTAFVASLGFIPMAVSNGAGAEVQRPLATVVIGGLMVATFLTLFVLPLLYVNIEKGFKMKKNKNNNKNVVAVLILIFSLTGTVIKSQTPISLKNAINTALENNRNLKNEKLKSEYSKALIKSANDIPQTGVMMDYGQINSALTDMKFGISQSIAFPTVYKKQKNVYTEEWKKSLLNVSLKEFELKRAVSLTFYNILYWKEKERLLRETLKFYTDFLDKASIRLKAGESNILEKITASNQKSAIEIQLKQLDQELSVLGYQLQWLLNTETDFVPENQKFFNGEVKEELSLHPIIKILQQQKNISEQQVSLEKAKLLPDLQLAYNLNSFRGMGADDRVYGSALQFHSVQLGVSVPVFSGGQKARIQAAKIAKSIAENDLLKTEFNLQNQLKKVMGMYQTNLEIVSRYEISELKNADIITETAKKQFLAGEINYLDFVILVNQAVTLKSSYADAVWKLNQSAIELEYLTLNP is encoded by the coding sequence ATGCTTACAAAAATTATTGAGTTTTCTATAAAGAATAAACTCATTATTGCATTGTTGGTATTAGGGCTTATAGGAGTTGGCTCCTATCAGGTTACTAAATTGCCGATAGATGCAGTGCCGGATATTACCAATAATCAAGTGCAGGTCATTACTATTGCCCCTTCTTTTGGCGCAACAGATATAGAAAGGCTTGTTACTTTTCCTATAGAACAGGCTAACAATAATATTTCAGGATTAAAGGAAATCAGGAGTTTCTCAAGGTTCGGACTTTCCTTAGTTACCATTGTCTTTGAGGATGATATTGACATCTACTGGGCAAGGCAACAAGTTGCGGAAAGGCTGCAACAGGTACAGGCTGTAATCCCACAAGGAATAGGAAATCCTCAACTTGGGCCCATTTCTACAGGACTTGGCGAAATTTTCCAATATGTGGTAAGACCTGAAAAAGGATATGAAAAAAAATACAATATCACAGAACTTCGTACTATTCAGGATTGGATTGTAAGAAGACAGCTTTTAGGTGTAAAAGGAGTAGCAGAAGTCAGTAGTTTTGGGGGAAAGCTCAAACAATATGAAATTGCAGTCAATCCTGATAGACTTAACGCATATGGAATAACAATTAATGATGTTTTTGATGCATTAAAGGCTAATAATCAAAATACAGGAGGTGCTTATATTGAAAAAGGACCTACCGTTCTATATATCAGAAGTGAAGGATTGGTAGGAAGTATTGAAGAAATTAAAAATATTTCTATTGCTACAAAAACAAATGATGTTCCGCTGTTTATAAGAGATATTGCCGAAGTGAAACCTGGTTTTGCCACCAGATACGGAGCGATGACTTTTAATGACCAGGGAGAAGTTTCAGGGGCTGTAGTTATGATGCTGAAAGGTGAAAATAGTAATCAGGTCATAAAAAATGTAAAGGAAAAAATTGCTCAGGTTCAAAATACACTTCCAAAAGGAGTGGTGATAGAACCCTTTCTGGATCGAACCAAAATGGTGAATAATGCCATCGGAACAGTAGAAAAAAACCTTACAGAAGGAGCATTAATTGTTGTCTTTGTACTGGTTTTATTCCTGGGAAACATAAGGGCTGGTTTGCTGGTTGCCTCTGTTATTCCTCTGGCTATGCTTTTTGCTATCTGTATGATGAATCTCTTTGGAGTCAGTGGTAATCTTATGAGCCTTGGAGCGTTAGACTTCGGATTGATTATTGATGGGGCGGTGATCATTGTAGAATCGATTTTACACCAGTTTAGCCATAATTCAAAATTCAAAAAGATATTTTCTGTAGGAAAATCAGAAATGGATACGATTGTTATCGATTCTGCAGGGAAAATGATGAATAGTGCAGTTTTCGGTCAGATCATCATTCTAATCGTTTATCTTCCGATTCTTACTTTACAGGGAATTGAAGGGAAAATGTTCAAACCTATGGCTCAGACCGTTGCTTTTGCATTGTTGGGAGCATTTTTATTGTCATTGACCTATATTCCGATGATGAGTGCTGTTTTGCTGAGAAAAAGAAGCGATAAACCTACTTTATCAGATAAACTTATGAAAAAAGTTGAGCAGCTCTATCTGAAAGTTTTACTTAAACTTCTCAGAGTTCCCAAAACGGTTTTTACAGCAGTAGCGGCTTTATTTGTGATGGCGGTTTTCATACTAACCAGAATGGGAGGTGAGTTTATTCCTTCCCTTGAAGAAGGTGATTTTGCTGTAGATACAAGAGTGTTGACAGGAAGTAGCCTGACAACAACGGTTGAAAGTACTCAGAAGGCTGCCCATATTCTTAAATCCAGATTTCCTGAAGTGGAAAAAGTAGTTACAAAAATTGGGAGCGGGGAGGTACCTACCGACCCGATGCCAATGGACGCTTCAGATATGATGGTCATCTTAAAAGATAAAAAAGAATGGACCTCAGCTTCCACCTTTCCAGAATTAGCAGATAAGATGGGTAAACAATTGCAGGAGGTACCCGGAATTACCGCCAGCTTTCAGTATCCGGTTCAGATGCGTTTTAATGAATTAATGACAGGTGCAAGACAGGATGTAGTAATCAAAATTTTTGGAGAAGATCTCGATGTCCTTTCTCAAAATGCTCAGAAATTGGGAAAAATTATAGAGACTGTAGATGGAACCCAGAATCTTTATATAGAGCCTGTTTCCGGAATGCCACAGGTGGTTATAGAGTACAACCGACCTTTGATTGCCCAATATCATTTATCTATTTCAGATATCAACAGGATTGTTAATACAGCATTTGCAGGGCAAAGTACAGGATTGGTTTTTGAGGGTGAAAAGCGCTTTGATATGGTAGTGCGTCTGGATATAAAAGACCGTAAAAATGTTACTGATATTAAGAATCTTTTGGTTCCTACTCCTTTTGGAAATCAGATTCCGTTATCCCAGCTTGCTAAAGTGGAGGTGAAAAATGGACCCAACCAAATTCAGAGAGAAAATGCTCAGAGAAGAATTGTAGTGGGCTTTAATATAAAAGGAAGGGATGTTCAAAGTATTGTGGAAGAACTCCAACATAAAGTAGATCAGAAAATGAAACTTCCTACAGGGTATTATATGACTTATGGCGGATCATTTGAAAATCTTAATAATGCTAAACAACGCTTGATGATTGCAGTCCCGATTGCCTTGGCTCTTATTTTTGTGATGTTGTTTCTGGCTTTCAATTCAGTTAAAGAGAGTCTATTGATTTACACGGCTATTCCCCTTTCTATTATTGGTGGAGTTTTCCTTATGGCACTCAGAGGTATGCCTTTCAGTATCAGTGCAGGAGTAGGATTCATAGCTCTTTTCGGAGTGGCAGTGTTGAACGGGATTGTTTTGATCTCAGAGTTTAACCGTCTTCACAAAAGAGGAATTCAAAACATTGTAAGAATTATTGTTGACGGAGGAGAGTCGCGGCTTCGTCCGGTTCTGATGACGGCTTTTGTTGCTTCGTTGGGCTTTATTCCTATGGCGGTCAGCAATGGTGCAGGAGCGGAAGTACAGCGACCTTTGGCAACAGTGGTTATTGGGGGATTGATGGTTGCAACTTTTCTTACCCTGTTTGTTTTACCATTACTGTATGTAAATATTGAAAAAGGATTTAAAATGAAAAAGAATAAGAATAATAATAAAAATGTAGTGGCTGTATTGATTTTAATCTTTAGCCTTACTGGAACTGTTATTAAATCTCAAACTCCGATCAGTCTGAAAAATGCTATTAATACAGCTCTGGAAAATAATAGAAATCTTAAGAATGAAAAACTGAAATCAGAATATTCAAAAGCATTGATCAAATCTGCCAATGATATTCCTCAGACGGGAGTTATGATGGATTACGGACAGATTAACAGTGCATTGACGGATATGAAATTCGGAATTTCCCAAAGCATAGCATTTCCAACTGTTTATAAAAAACAGAAAAATGTTTACACAGAAGAGTGGAAAAAGTCTTTGTTAAATGTTTCTCTTAAAGAATTTGAATTGAAAAGAGCAGTGAGTCTTACCTTTTATAATATTCTGTATTGGAAAGAAAAAGAACGGCTTCTTCGCGAAACATTAAAATTCTACACTGATTTTCTAGACAAAGCAAGCATTCGTTTAAAAGCAGGTGAGAGTAATATTCTGGAAAAAATAACAGCTTCCAATCAGAAATCAGCTATAGAAATTCAGTTAAAGCAGCTGGATCAGGAACTTTCTGTTTTGGGATATCAGCTTCAGTGGCTTTTAAATACAGAAACAGATTTTGTGCCTGAAAATCAAAAATTTTTTAATGGGGAAGTTAAGGAGGAGCTTAGTTTACATCCAATCATTAAAATACTACAGCAACAAAAAAATATCTCTGAACAGCAAGTATCCCTTGAAAAAGCAAAGCTGCTTCCCGATCTACAGCTTGCTTATAATCTTAATAGTTTCAGAGGGATGGGAGCTGATGATAGAGTATATGGTTCTGCACTTCAGTTTCATTCCGTACAGTTGGGTGTTTCGGTTCCTGTTTTTTCAGGAGGTCAGAAAGCAAGAATTCAGGCTGCTAAAATTGCTAAGTCTATTGCTGAAAATGACTTGCTGAAAACAGAATTTAATTTACAGAATCAGCTTAAAAAAGTAATGGGTATGTATCAGACGAATCTTGAGATTGTCTCTCGTTATGAAATCTCAGAGCTGAAAAATGCCGATATTATTACAGAAACAGCTAAAAAACAATTTCTCGCAGGAGAAATCAATTATCTGGATTTTGTCATATTGGTGAATCAGGCTGTTACCTTAAAAAGCAGTTATGCAGATGCAGTTTGGAAACTAAATCAGAGTGCTATAGAACTAGAATATCTTACTTTAAATCCGTAA
- a CDS encoding site-specific integrase has product MNKTFNLLFFIKKNKIRTNGTAPIYLRITIDGKAADIAAKRYIEPQKWDGKAHKALGNSQEARTLNVYLKTLEQQVYDSHYVMLKEDNNVTAVGLKSKLLGTDIEQRMLIPIFQEHNDKVEALVGQDFAPGTLERYKTSLKHTQEFINWKYKTSDIDIKAIDHAFIMDYDFWLRSVRKCGNNTAVKYIKNFKKIIRLCMAHGWLNKDPFLGYKAKLKAVERPFLSKEEIQTMYEKEFVSDRLTQVRDVFLFCCYTGLAYVDVKKLTKSHINIGIDGEQWIFTRRQKTDTSTRVPLLPVAKELVLRYENHPQCVNANVLFPVVSNQTINSYLKEIANVCGINKELTFHIARHTFATTVTLSNGVPIESVSKMLGHTNIKTTQHYAKILDTKVSDDMSALRSKLESSEFN; this is encoded by the coding sequence ATGAACAAAACATTCAATCTGTTATTCTTTATAAAAAAGAATAAAATCCGAACAAACGGCACTGCTCCCATCTACTTACGAATCACGATAGATGGCAAGGCGGCGGACATTGCTGCTAAAAGGTATATCGAACCGCAGAAATGGGATGGTAAAGCGCATAAAGCACTGGGTAACTCTCAGGAGGCTAGAACGCTTAATGTCTATCTTAAGACTTTAGAACAACAGGTTTACGATTCACACTACGTAATGTTAAAAGAGGATAACAATGTAACCGCTGTTGGTTTAAAATCTAAACTGCTTGGAACTGATATTGAGCAAAGAATGCTAATTCCTATCTTTCAAGAGCATAATGATAAAGTGGAAGCCCTGGTCGGTCAAGATTTTGCTCCAGGAACATTGGAGCGTTACAAAACATCATTAAAGCATACGCAGGAATTCATTAATTGGAAGTATAAAACTTCTGATATCGATATCAAAGCTATTGATCATGCTTTCATCATGGATTATGATTTCTGGCTTCGTAGTGTACGTAAATGCGGAAACAATACCGCGGTGAAATACATTAAGAACTTTAAAAAGATCATCAGACTCTGTATGGCACATGGCTGGCTCAACAAAGACCCTTTTCTTGGTTATAAAGCAAAGCTCAAAGCTGTAGAACGTCCATTTCTATCTAAAGAAGAAATCCAGACGATGTATGAAAAAGAATTTGTTTCCGATAGATTGACACAAGTACGTGATGTTTTTCTTTTCTGCTGTTATACGGGTTTAGCTTATGTTGATGTGAAAAAATTGACAAAGTCTCACATCAATATAGGGATTGATGGCGAACAATGGATATTCACCCGTCGTCAAAAAACAGACACCTCGACCAGAGTTCCCCTCTTACCTGTAGCTAAAGAACTGGTTTTAAGATATGAGAACCATCCGCAGTGTGTAAACGCAAATGTTCTGTTTCCTGTTGTGAGTAATCAGACTATTAATTCCTATCTCAAAGAGATTGCGAATGTCTGTGGAATTAATAAAGAGCTGACTTTCCACATCGCAAGACATACTTTTGCTACTACGGTTACATTATCCAATGGAGTGCCGATTGAAAGCGTGAGCAAAATGCTTGGTCACACCAACATAAAAACAACACAGCATTATGCGAAGATTTTGGATACGAAAGTGAGTGATGATATGTCTGCTTTAAGAAGTAAACTTGAGAGTAGTGAGTTTAATTGA
- the trxB gene encoding thioredoxin-disulfide reductase — translation MEENILDCVIIGSGPSGFTAAIYAARADLKPELYTGLEPGGQLTTTTEVDNFPGYPEGITGPEMMMDLQKQAERFDTKVHYEMITKAEFSKEVGGIHKLYAGNKEILAKSVIISTGATAKYLGLDDEKKYNGGGVSACATCDGFFYRGKDVVVVGAGDTAAEEATYLAKLVNKVTMLVRKGEFRASKAMIHRVENTPNIEVKFHHELIGIEGENNLVERAVVINNQTQEKSTVDVHGIFIAIGHKPNTDIFAGQIDLDENGYIVTEKGSTRTNLPGVFAAGDVQDHIYRQAITAAGSGCMAAMDAEKYLAELH, via the coding sequence ATGGAAGAAAATATTTTAGATTGTGTGATCATTGGATCAGGACCTTCTGGTTTTACAGCGGCAATTTATGCAGCAAGAGCAGACTTAAAACCTGAATTGTACACAGGATTAGAACCAGGTGGACAATTAACCACCACGACAGAAGTTGATAATTTTCCGGGATATCCTGAAGGAATTACAGGTCCTGAAATGATGATGGATTTGCAAAAGCAAGCTGAAAGATTCGATACAAAAGTGCATTACGAAATGATTACTAAAGCTGAATTTTCGAAAGAAGTAGGCGGTATTCATAAATTATACGCAGGAAATAAAGAAATTTTAGCGAAATCTGTAATTATTTCTACAGGAGCTACTGCAAAATATTTAGGTCTTGATGACGAGAAAAAATATAATGGAGGAGGAGTTTCTGCATGTGCAACGTGCGACGGATTTTTCTACAGAGGAAAAGATGTTGTGGTTGTAGGAGCAGGAGATACTGCAGCTGAAGAAGCGACTTATCTTGCAAAATTGGTGAATAAAGTGACCATGTTGGTAAGAAAAGGAGAGTTCAGAGCTTCAAAAGCAATGATTCACAGAGTAGAAAATACACCGAATATCGAAGTGAAATTTCACCATGAATTGATTGGTATTGAAGGTGAAAACAATCTTGTAGAAAGAGCAGTTGTAATCAACAACCAGACTCAGGAAAAATCTACAGTAGACGTTCACGGAATTTTTATCGCAATTGGTCACAAGCCAAACACCGATATTTTCGCAGGTCAAATAGATTTAGATGAAAATGGATATATCGTAACTGAAAAAGGTTCTACAAGAACGAATCTTCCTGGTGTTTTTGCCGCAGGAGATGTTCAGGATCATATCTACAGACAAGCAATTACAGCAGCAGGAAGCGGTTGTATGGCAGCCATGGATGCTGAAAAGTATTTGGCAGAATTGCATTAA
- the holA gene encoding DNA polymerase III subunit delta has translation MKELDLILKNIKNKEVLPIYFFHGEEPYFIDVAVKALEQDFLEEDEKAFNQTVTYGKDTTYQEILSLARQFPMMGEKQVIIVKEAQDLKFNEEESKALDAYAENPVPSTVLVFAHKHKKLDSRKKVSKTLTKLNALFLSESLKDHTLPKWIADECLRLKIKTAPNISHLLAEYLGNDLSRISNELGKLKIILKEGQLLDGTIVENHIGISKEFNVFELQKALGAKNANAAFKIAYFMGKNPKNNPFVMLLSSLYNYFSNVIIYNTMIGQPQQVIASQMGINPYFIKDYAEAARLYPLKHSTRVISILREFDMKGKGLGAVNMDDAELIKELVYKIINVDKIKMKV, from the coding sequence ATGAAAGAATTAGATTTAATCCTCAAAAATATTAAAAATAAAGAAGTTTTACCGATTTATTTTTTCCACGGAGAAGAACCTTACTTTATTGATGTTGCTGTAAAAGCTCTTGAACAAGACTTTCTTGAGGAAGACGAAAAAGCTTTCAACCAAACCGTAACGTACGGAAAAGATACAACCTATCAGGAAATTCTTTCTTTGGCGCGACAATTTCCGATGATGGGGGAGAAGCAGGTGATTATCGTAAAAGAAGCGCAAGATTTGAAATTTAATGAGGAAGAAAGCAAAGCTTTAGATGCGTATGCCGAAAATCCGGTTCCATCAACAGTCTTGGTTTTTGCCCATAAACATAAGAAACTTGACAGTCGAAAAAAAGTAAGCAAGACATTAACAAAGCTAAATGCTCTTTTTCTTAGCGAATCTTTAAAAGACCACACCCTTCCAAAATGGATTGCTGATGAGTGTCTTAGATTAAAAATAAAAACCGCCCCCAATATTTCTCATCTTTTGGCAGAATATCTTGGAAATGACCTTTCAAGAATTTCAAATGAACTGGGAAAACTTAAAATTATTTTAAAAGAAGGTCAGCTTTTAGATGGCACCATCGTTGAAAATCATATTGGAATAAGCAAAGAGTTTAATGTTTTTGAACTTCAGAAAGCTTTAGGTGCAAAAAATGCCAATGCCGCATTCAAGATTGCCTATTTTATGGGGAAAAACCCTAAAAATAATCCTTTTGTGATGTTACTTTCTAGTTTGTATAATTATTTTTCTAATGTAATTATTTACAATACGATGATTGGGCAGCCTCAGCAAGTAATCGCTTCTCAGATGGGTATTAATCCTTATTTTATTAAAGATTACGCAGAAGCTGCAAGATTATATCCTTTGAAACATTCCACTCGTGTCATTTCTATTTTAAGGGAATTTGATATGAAAGGAAAAGGTTTAGGAGCGGTAAATATGGATGATGCAGAACTGATTAAAGAATTGGTATATAAGATTATTAATGTCGATAAAATTAAGATGAAAGTGTAA
- a CDS encoding type I restriction enzyme HsdR N-terminal domain-containing protein: protein MELPKLNFQETFDFKFKKDKDKFFIYDLVRKTYLLLTPEEWVRQHWVHYYLTVKSYSTSALITEKKIVLNGLTKRIDLLITEKAQPKILIECKAPHIKLTEKTFEQTARYNSVIGASEIILTNGLQHINAYYENGQYQFYRPE, encoded by the coding sequence ATGGAACTTCCAAAACTGAACTTTCAGGAAACTTTTGATTTTAAATTCAAGAAAGACAAAGATAAGTTTTTTATTTATGACTTGGTTCGTAAAACTTACCTTTTGCTTACTCCCGAAGAATGGGTAAGGCAGCATTGGGTACATTATTATCTCACTGTAAAATCCTACTCTACATCAGCATTAATTACAGAAAAAAAGATTGTTCTGAATGGCTTAACAAAGCGTATTGATTTATTAATCACAGAAAAAGCCCAGCCAAAAATTTTGATTGAATGTAAAGCGCCACACATCAAATTAACAGAAAAAACATTCGAGCAGACTGCAAGATACAATTCTGTAATCGGTGCTTCTGAAATTATTTTAACGAATGGCTTGCAACATATTAATGCCTATTACGAAAACGGGCAATATCAGTTTTACAGACCTGAATAA
- a CDS encoding HAD family hydrolase: protein MEIKNIIFDFGGVLMDWNPRYFFKTYFNDDEKMEYFLENIAQDEWNIEQDRGRTLAEGTEIQVKKFPDWEKELRAFYDNWTVMLKSDIPQNVEILRKLGNTPYQLFGLTNWSEETFPYALENYDFFQLFDGKIVVSGTEKLIKPDPKIWNVLLERYQLEANESVFIDDNFKNIEMAKNLGFKTIRILPETDLEAELNNLGVKLE from the coding sequence ATGGAAATTAAAAATATAATATTCGATTTTGGAGGTGTTTTGATGGATTGGAATCCGAGGTATTTTTTCAAAACTTATTTTAATGATGATGAAAAAATGGAATATTTCCTCGAAAATATTGCTCAGGATGAATGGAATATCGAACAAGACAGAGGAAGAACGTTAGCTGAAGGCACTGAAATTCAAGTGAAAAAATTTCCGGACTGGGAAAAAGAACTCAGAGCTTTTTATGATAACTGGACGGTAATGCTGAAAAGTGATATTCCTCAAAATGTAGAAATTCTGAGAAAATTGGGGAATACGCCTTATCAATTATTCGGATTGACCAATTGGTCTGAAGAAACCTTTCCTTATGCCTTAGAAAACTATGATTTCTTTCAGTTATTTGATGGTAAAATTGTGGTTTCGGGAACAGAAAAATTAATCAAACCCGACCCTAAAATCTGGAATGTATTATTGGAAAGATATCAATTGGAAGCCAATGAATCGGTCTTCATTGATGATAATTTCAAAAATATTGAAATGGCTAAAAATTTAGGCTTCAAAACCATTCGCATTCTACCGGAAACCGATTTGGAAGCTGAATTGAATAATCTGGGTGTAAAACTTGAATAA